AGCCTCTCCTGATCTACCTTGACTTATGAGCCCTCCAATGAAAACTGTATAGGAATTATCATCAGGGCAACAACCCTTCTGGATCATCTCATTCCAAACTGCACAACCCATTTCGTAGTTTCTTGTTTGAAAGTAGGATTTCATTATCATGTTATAAGTGTGGATTGATGGTTCAATGCCATCGTTAATCATCTTCTTATATATCCTCACCGCATCATCAGGCATCCGTCGACTTGTCATCAATTTAATCAAGGCGTTGTACGTGCGCCCATCAGGAGGGCAACCTTTTTCGTTCATCTCCTTCAGCAATCCATATACCATGTCCATATTCTTCTGGTTACCAAACCCTGTGATCAAACACGTGTAAACCGCAGCATCTGCTTGGCATCCAGATTCAATCATTTCATCAAAATATTCAACCGCTTCTCTCATCTTTGCTTGCTTGCATAATTCCCGAATCAAAATTGTATAGCTTCGAACATTGGGCGAAGGACCCTTCTCCTTCATGACTTCAAACAACTTGACCACATCAGACCTCTTCCTACACCTCAACAACCCTTCAAGCATAATATTATGTGCAACTATATCAGGCTTAAATCCCTTGTCAATCATCTCATTCCACACCCTCCCTGCTTCCATCAAATTCTTCACTCTGCACCAACCATTAAGCAGTACTGTATAAGTTTGCAAATTATGTGTAAACCTATCTTTCAACTTCTCAAAAAGTGCCTGCGCTTCTTTACCAAGCTTTGCCCTCCCAAGAGTGTCAAGCAAGCAATTAATCGTATCAACACCCACTTTAAATTTATACTTCTTCATCAACTCAAATATTCCAACAGCTTTCTTCCTTTCCTTCCCAGCAGCAAAAGCTTTAATCGCAATCATAAAAGTTTCCATTGTCAAAAGCCCTTTCTCGCCTATCTCTTCAAGCATTGATACCATGGACTCAAACTGTCTCGTCTTCCCTAATATATTCATCATAGCATTATAAGTCCTAGAATCATGAGCAAACCCTGGGTTCTGCCCTGCCCAACAAAAGAACCGAAAGGCCGGTTTTCGAGCATGTTTGAACCGTTCCAACACATCCACAACCAAATCATGTGACAAATCAACCCCACA
This DNA window, taken from Quercus robur chromosome 2, dhQueRobu3.1, whole genome shotgun sequence, encodes the following:
- the LOC126715851 gene encoding pentatricopeptide repeat-containing protein At3g62470, mitochondrial-like — encoded protein: MSLSLRKPTKVSLFLTHYYPHYYLNLNGHHYFTIQKRRLREQVRLPSCSPMSLSPMLHSPPHYSLYHSHCQVPFLLPNPTSFSNIQERLLISSSTSFHLGIEKRLPIIGSRGKMLVVNSRVINSKISIMPIIDLQGKMLALSYRGFGSVTDGGTDSDADNESGDDDSGDGDCNESVGVKSGADPNEVERVCKLIDELFALDRNMEAVLNECGVDLSHDLVVDVLERFKHARKPAFRFFCWAGQNPGFAHDSRTYNAMMNILGKTRQFESMVSMLEEIGEKGLLTMETFMIAIKAFAAGKERKKAVGIFELMKKYKFKVGVDTINCLLDTLGRAKLGKEAQALFEKLKDRFTHNLQTYTVLLNGWCRVKNLMEAGRVWNEMIDKGFKPDIVAHNIMLEGLLRCRKRSDVVKLFEVMKEKGPSPNVRSYTILIRELCKQAKMREAVEYFDEMIESGCQADAAVYTCLITGFGNQKNMDMVYGLLKEMNEKGCPPDGRTYNALIKLMTSRRMPDDAVRIYKKMINDGIEPSIHTYNMIMKSYFQTRNYEMGCAVWNEMIQKGCCPDDNSYTVFIGGLISQGRSGEACKYLEQMIEKGMKAPQLDYNKFAADFSRAGKPDILVELAQKMKFAGKFEVSNVFARWAEMMKKRVKRRDPIKTKAQFS